DNA from Prunus persica cultivar Lovell chromosome G6, Prunus_persica_NCBIv2, whole genome shotgun sequence:
TGGAGTGGATGGAGTTTAGGATGGAGTGAGCTAATTTTGTTAGGACTATGTGTGAGCTTTCTAAAAATCAGCACTataattctttattttcaaaatcttaGGCCTTAGCTTCAGCCCTCGGTGGTAATCTCAGATCAGGTAGAGCCTGTCCAGCGGCAACGTAGCTCAACATTTATCTAATGTCTCCTAGGGGTTGTTTGGTATGCTTCATTATGCTTCATTGAACTGGACTGGATTACATAAGACTTGAAACCCATGTTTGGCAATGGAAATGATTAACTTAAATGAGATTATATAGTCCAACAATTGAAAAAACCCGGATTCGCATGTCTAATATAGCTAGCCCAAAATTGGGTTCGCAAAATAGCTCGTTCGCTATTTTGAACAGGAGAGTCAGGCTGGATAGCTTGAATAATCAAAACCCCAAAACAAACAACCCCCCGAATTTCTTCTCCCCATGACCACCATCCTCAAGCCACTCGCAAAACCAGGGACGGACTTGCAGTGTGTACAAactgggctatagcccagtcaagtgtttttcttttgttattgttaGTATTAAACACATATACTAAATAAATTGCAATATGAATTGTGAGTTGTAAACTAATGTTAATTTTAAGCATATATAATCAATTGTTGATGACATTGTTGGTGTAAAATTGgactctttaaataaataaaataaaaatgatatgtctttaaattaaatttatataatattatgattAATTCCATAAGTCTCCCTATAAAGTTTAGCCAGACTTAAAATCTAGCCCACCCCATTTTGAAATCCTGGGTCCGTCCCTGTGCAGAACCATCTCTCTTCACCATCCGAGCCACCAGCAGAACCCAGAACCATCTCTCTTCTCCATCTTAGTCCAATTCGTAGcagttccaaaaaaaaaaaaaacagaaattgatgaaaccagaaacagagagaaaaagaaatatgggTCTGCGTATGATGCTGCTCCTATTTCTATTTGGTAGCTTCCTTCCTTGCTGATGATGTTTTAGCAGCTTagttagagaagaagaaaacgagagaaagaaaagagagatagaagaataaataaaagagagaacaAGAGGGAAAATAAGAATAGAAtactaggaaaaaaaaactaaaaagagagaaagaggtggCAGGGgatggccttttttttttttttttttcaattcacACGGGTTGGCTTGTTCTtcctaattattattattttaattatttatttttaggttaaaatctctaattaaatttaaatatttaaataattatgttttagtCCGACAgaacaccaaacataggtcttcattatttttacaatccaacTTCTTAGTCCAACACAACACTAAACGTAtgtcagtacttaatccatCTTAGTccaatccgagctaatccaagacaattccaaaatttagaCCAGTCCATAACAGTCCgtcgtaccaaacgaccccttaaAGTTTATATAAGGAGTCTAAGAAATCTTGCAAGTTGGTTAGGTTATTGTCAAAAGATTAAACTTTACAAGACGTATGGTCATTGGCCTGCCTCTAAAAGGGGATTAATTTCCTATTCCACTCCTGTTTATATATAGGAACTacctttaaaaaaagtaaGCATACATATAATACATGAATTTGCTAACTAGGGTTATCAAAATGGCAGATGCATTGATAACCCTAAGTGTGGGTGGAATTAACACGTGTGCCAAGGTATACCGACCAGTATTTAGATTAATTTTAGGGCTAGCtaaaatctgactttttgaGTGCCCATGTGCCAGAGAATTCAAAAGTGGAGTGGAAAGTAAAGAACACCTTTAGTAGTGTGAGCAAGACGCAAAGTTTGATATTTTCAAGACCTTATAAAAGGGGAGGCCAGCATCAATAGCAGTCATAATCACAAAGATCAGACACACACATACAATCAGCACCAAATGGCTCAAGCTATGATGCGCTTAGGTGTGTTTTTGGTCATCCTCTTGATGCTTGTTGCGGCAGAGGCAGGAACTTCTCATCCAAAGCCTAAGAAAGTCCAGTGCAAGAACCAGGACTACCCTGATTGTTATTGCCTAGAGCTTACATGTCCTAGTGCTTGCCCTGAGCAATGTGAAGTTGACTGCGTCACATGCAGTCCTGTTTGCAGTAAGTTCACAAAACCTATTGTTTATGCAATTTATTAGAATGTGATTTCCACTAATCTCCTTCTTTTTCCTACAGTAATACGATTATACGACTATACTAGTTGAACATCCTTTACAGTTAATGTGTTAATTGTATAAAAATTATCAATTGCTACATCCTATTAAGCTAGAGTTGTCTAAACATATCTAGCCAagcttttatatttatttattttgtgtacaatttatttatttattgtgtgCACAAGTAGtttataatgatttttgtGAAATTACTCTTTTGTCATAATGATTTAAATCATAACTCTGGAAGAAATAATTAGAATGGATTTTGATAAATCTGGGTTTATAGTAAACTTAGTCACATAATGAACTGATAATTACACACCACTAATATATGTGAGAATATAATATTGCAGACTGCAACAAGCCAGGGGCTGTGTGTCAAGACCCCAGATTCATTGGTGGTGATGGAATAACCTTCTACTTCCATGGCAAGAAAGACCAAGACTTCTGCATAGTTTCTGATTCAAATCTCCACATCAACGCCCACTTCATTGGCAAGAGAAACCAAAACATGAAGAGGGACTTCACTTGGGTGCAGTCTCTAGGGATCCTCTTTGGAAACCACAAACTCTTCATCGGTGCCAAAACCACGTCAACTTGGGATGACTCCAATGACCGTCTCTCCTTATCCATAGACGGCGAACCCATAAACCTCCCGGACAGCGAAGGTGCTAACTGGCAATCAATCTTATCACCAGGAGCACTCAGCATCACAAGGACGAAAAACACAAATTCGATAGAAATTGAAGCTGAAGGGAACTTCAAGATCAAAGCAGTGGTGGTGCCTATAACAGAAAAGGACTCCATGATCCATAAATATGGGGTTACGCAAGAGGATTGCTTTGCTCATCTTGACTTGAGCTTCAAGTTTTATGCCCTAAGTGGGGAAGTGAATGGTGTTTTGGGCCAAACATATGCAAGCAACTACGTGAGTAGGGTTAAGATGGGTGTGGTGATGCCTGTTTTGGGTGGGGACAAAGAATTTGCATCCTCTAGTATCTTTGCCTCTGATTGTGCGGTTTCACGGTTTAGTGGGGAATTTGTTAAGAACAACTCTTCAGACAGCTTCGAGTATATGAATTGTGCTAGTGGGACGGATGGCCGTGGAGTTGTTTGTAAGAGGTGATTGAATATCTCTTGGAGTACTATTGATATatgtaataaataataaaggcCAGGACTCGTGAGACGGGTATGTCTGGCTCTAGCAGTTTCAATTGATATTGGTGTAATATTGGTCttgtattgttgatttttttaaactcaaatTGTTATTACGTGCGAAATTATTAgcataattttttatgttcttcttaacacaaataaaagaaatataagtaTATTCTTCTTAATGGCGGATCCAAATTTGGAACCTCTACTTGAATGTTCTCTATCATGATCTGCTTGACTTTTGTTGTTTACGTGTCACCTAATTTAAATTTCATCCCAAACCAAACAATTGGGTTGACCCATTAggttttataaagaaaaaccgAAATGGTTCACATCAAACTACATATCTTCATcactcaatttaattttccttCAATCTCTCACCATAACCACAAGATATTCCTACTCTATTCCAAGATCAAAATATGATGGGTGTACAAGAAAGCATATGAAAATCAAATCTGAGACTAAAATTCATCTATCTGATTGATGGATCATAAAACAATTCATAGTTCGAGTAGTTATTAAGAATAGGAAGGGATAACCGAATTGAGTTCATGGATTAAACTAGGTCAGGTTAcaaacaataatttatttttctattcaaCACTCATTCAAAAGGGGCAGTGTACGAGAAATCAAATAATACATAAATGATAGAAGCCTCGAACATTCGGAAAATGCTATAAGGTGTTTGAAAGTGGTTGAAGTAGTTGAATAGGAGGATCACTATGACTATAGCCCTTGGTAAATTTACCAAAGacgaaaataatttatttgatatTATGGATGACTGGTTACGGAGGgactgttttgtttttgtaggtTGGTCTAGCCTATTGCTCCCATTAGTCAAAATTGAGGGTTGTTAGGTTCAATGGTTCTTGAATTTTGACACGATTTCTATTTTGatccctcaatttccaaaatcgttCTCATGgtccgtcaattttgttaactttttctgttaaatttgaGCATGTACATGGCACATGGTGTACTATTGAGGGTCAAAATCGGAAATTAGTTCACTCCTCgggtaaattaaaaatattcagATGGTGAAAGGAATATTCAGaaggtttttagtttttatttttatttgttgggaGAAAGGAATATTCATAtggtggaaattaaaaataatacaaaaagaCCATTTTACCCCTGTATTTAGTgaaaaagataacaaaattgaTGGCATGACCATTTGTTCTAACAAAACTGAAGTTGAATGACCACGGgaaagattttgaaaattaagggACCAAAATACAAATCAGGTCAAAGTTCAAGGACTATTAGACCTAAGATCCCGAAACCTAATAAAGGTCATAAGCAATCTTTAGTGGTTTCCCACAGAATaagcaaatataattttcagtGCATTTCTTTTTGGACAAATAGGGCTTGGttctttgggaaaaaaaaaagggggctTGGTTCATGGTCTCTcctttccatttttatttatttaagaatGACCAAGATTGGAGATTTGGTTGTGTCTCAGTGCTTACCAACTCCAAATCCATGGTTGGATATATGATCATACCTTCCAATTTGTTATTGTAACGGAAAAATAGCTCACCAGaaaacactactacaaaaaagcaaaaggacgACGGTatatcaccgtcgtgtattcggtttttcaatggtcgtggaatccaccgtcatcttttccctcataaaccacgacgctaaatcaccgtcgttgttaaaatatacaacgtcatcaacaaatacaaaatgacgtcattgtactgcaaaaagatctaaaaaagcaatcgagaatgagaatagacgaccaactttctaaaaaaaccgtcgttaaaaaggaaaaatatgacacatattaacagaacaaggccgcaagatagacatacaacgacgaaaattaaaataagacgccgttaaatatcattttcacgacaataaaaaatatgacgtctttaaatacattagaagacgacgttattgatacctactacgtctcctatataaaaacagtcgtcgtaaaataaatttttcacttcgatttttctataaaagatgacgtggaaatagttgtcagtgtcattatttacgacgtatgtatttatagagtagacgttgaacaacgaaacaacgtcggttacaaatatatgagagtcgtattacaaaatttatacgtcctattttcagaaacaaacaacgacgataaatattagacgttgttaaataaaacaatgtcgaaaacaaataaaaacagacgtgtttagtctgctaaagttctaaaaaatagtcgaggatgagaatagacgaccaactcaaacaaatcactgtcgttaaaaaggaaaaagatgacacatattaaaagaacaaggccgcaagatagacatacaacgacgacaactaaaacactacgccgttaaatataattttcacgacaagaaaaaatatgacgtctttaaatacatgagaagacgacgttattgatatctactacgtctcttatttacaaacaaccgtcgtaaaataaattttccacttcgatttttctaaaaaagatgacgtggaaatagttgtcagtgtcattatttacgacgtatgtatttctatagttgacgttgaaatgcgaaacaacgtcggtgacatttatatagtcgacgttgtatttatatgtattcattactcacgacgcacttattaatatagacgacgttgaacttctaaacaacgtcggttctaAATAAAtaggagccgtattacagaacatatagacggcgttgattatgatgagagccgtattacaaataacgtcgtttaattgatattagacggcggttataatgaattaccgtcggaattcatttcgttcctcttcgtttataaaagaacttgcgacgtggaaaatgtatgatgacgtcgtattttttaacgttcagattatatatctcattttttagacgtcggtattatgggattggagtcgtgttattttgaattacatggcggttcttaatccttccccgacatgatatcctgaataattgcttcacaatagcgtcgtggttcttcattgttacgttgctttaagacgtcggtaaatatgctgaataactggttcacaataacgtcgtgttttatttgaacagacgtcgttttttatgcagaatataatgatgtaatCTGGAACCAGTATTTTTTGCACTGATTGTTTTGTGGCCAAAACCTGtataatgaaagtgaagaaatcacattacaatatatcacaaaattaatgtcatacactgccaattacataagcatcattcaatccatatatcttcacacccatctcgaatattttgaccacctaactcacccaccagttcatcaaatgtgtcaacatttggcatccctctagtaaatggctcacactcaattatgacatcacctaagacttcatcaccaataacatcattatattctctattaggcattgataacactaccgaccaaccacgatgcatcgggtcgtcaacaaaaaatatttgtttgacttgagaagccaaaacaaattggtcattcctatgtccaattttactcaaatctacaagggtaaatccaagttcgtcgactacaagaccagaactatctatccaatcacacctaaagactgggattgtaaacttttggtagtcaaggtcccaaatttcttgaatgacaccatagaaacccatatttgagagaattgagtttttatccttggcactagcaacttgcatggtatgtgcaagtaaataaactccactattttgagttgtccgcacatcatcttgtgccttgatattgaatttaatacctttaataagatagctcctatataatggcactgccatgtttggaccagctgctagcaaccttaaattttctgatacgccatgattgtcttcctcaagttcactttgaacctgcaaattaatcatatcttaattcaatctaacatagaaataagaagaaaattaaaagagaaatatgttattcaacaacatataccttgaagcgtagccattgaatgaaagtgctattgtgcttatcctgcagccactttgttctctttctaaattttggataagcagtcttgatgtggatcatatgttgcctacatgacacgaaaaattcaagcattacggtcccaaatatataagataaacataagaaataatttaaaatggaaacttaaagaataaaactcatacgtactcgatataaggtaggacttcctccgtattctccaagacatatagatgtacttgattcaacaggtcctgatcaactacgctcactatgcaacctgataatggctttgaaactcccatcttttggcttgaaggtactccaactgtactaacatcagataaatgctgagtacaaaactctaccgcttcttcagctatataccgctcagcaatgcaaccttcgggacgagtacgattctgaacataccccttcagcactttcatatatctttcaaacggatacatccacctaagttatacaacttcactaatgccgataacttcgtgtactttctacaaccagggtacactggttgatctccatccccaatcacattggcaaactcatacggatcggaaccaaaatcaccaaaatcattatcatccatatcaatttcttcagacgcaaaactgtacctactatagccatcatcttcttcaacatttctactagcattagtagttgcttcccaaggttctccgtgaaatgtccaattcttatagctttggtcaattccattaaagtatacgtgatcccttataattccaaccccaaacaacttcaaattaacacatttaacacatagacaacggatatgtgttgtagttagaagattttctacagcaaagttcaaaaatgcttccaccccaaactcatatgccttcgatcttctatccgagtgcatccatgacttatccatctccgacaatataacctattatctataataaagtgaaaatacaggcaatgacaatcactatagcagattataaaaagatctaatagcaagtaatacacaacagagacgacgggttttaaacaaaaatagacgtatttggcatatatagacgacgaattttcaacagacgtcgtctaatataagtaatacaaacgacggtttatgaaaaaaccgtcgtgtataagtaatacaacgacggttttttcataaaccgtcgtgtaatcgtcgtcgtatgcctaaaaaggcgccgtgtctcagtttattttcaagaacccaaaacccattaagaacacaacatatatatgaaaccaagcaagaaaccaacatatacatgaaaccaagcatgaaaacaataaatccattcccaattcaacataacatagggtgattaaaagatccgacaaaattaaatccattcccaattcaacataacagataatgtaatccatgaacccattaaacagaaaatccatgaacccatacctataagcacattattaacagatcgcaaagcatatacctaaaaccctttaacaaaacaacctaatatcattcaatgaatttacaaggggaagatagggtttgtacttacaggttggacgagctcacagattcgacggagcctggagagtgcaacttttaattagagcagaagtgagagagcgaaatgttatgttgcgcgaaatctgaaaattttagggttcagggttagaagtataagaataagagccaaatctaaaaaatttaggtggcgcgaaaatttttagagagcgcgctctttaaaacgtcgaaagaaaaaccatggtgaaagttctacaagaaccgacgtaaatgtaatattccacgacggaaacactgaacgtaacaccgtttattttgatgcttcatttttcggattaattttaaatttattttgaatgttttgatataaagacgactgaaaaaccacgtcggggttaagaaattgaagacgttgtaaattataatagacgacttacatattaaaatgacgtcgtttaaagtataaaccatgtcggatattttactgcacgacgtaacatatgtattccacgactcaaccaccgtcgttaaaaattaataccctaaacccttaaaactaaattatataatttaaaattttaagtttataaaagggtttatggttttacagcctaatatataccctatacgacccaaaaattatactttaaaaataaaccccaataaataacaaccctaatctctaaaccctagactctaaaccctaaaccataaaactagaagtgattttatgactcatcaaaacaattttgttttggatggtcattttaaatttttgttattcaaaatgaattttttcaaggtttagggggaagaaaatatatcaatgacttcataggagttgactttgcatttttctgatttattttaaatttattttgaatattttgatataaaaataataaaatattcttatcacaacaacaaaccacgtcggtgttaataaattgtagacgttgtaaattgtaatagacgactaagttgttaaaatgacatcgtttaaatgagaaaccatggcggatatttaactatccgacgtaaaatatatattccacgacttaaccgctgtcgttacaaagtactaccctgaacccttaagaaattgaagacgttgtaaaccataaacgactcaattgttcaaagaacgtcgtctaaatatccttttacgtcggatttgtttaaaacgaaacaacaaaaaacgacggtttttgactttattaggtcgttggaaaagtattacacgtcggttacgcaatttgtatgtttgtttttttttttaatttaagaaaacctcaacaaatttttacattatatattatagacaaaatttgtacattatacataaatatcaagtgttcaataattcccctattccaggtgaaggcaaacaaactctgcccattctttccggacttcatcaattgcttcttgggggtatggcgcttcctgttttcccttggcatactgcataaacaatgactattagggtttataaataaaaagaaattcaatcacagacgacgatatttttcataaccgacgtagtatatctattcaacgacggtaattttacatgactgtcgttgataatacaaaaaacgatgtaaaatgtatgaaggtaatttcttcttaccttcttctcaaatgccaaggaaggatccatgatgatgtccctcatgaagcgcatcacataatacccgcattcgacactgctgggttgctttggtgtgcctgacagagttttccaaattacggCTTTACGGCCcgatctggctatgtgagaattatatatttttatagcactgttcacgatgtttttggcctcttcatcgaccacacgatttccgggcagaggatccagaaaatagacggtttccctctttgctctcacaatcagcaagatccaatgacggctgcacaaaattaatataaaaacgacggttatttacaaaaacgacgtattataatatttcacacgtcgaaataaagtagcaatcgacgacattatatatttatcacgacgataaataactaccgacgtggttagtagtttcaaacgactcaataaaataaaacaccgacgtggttagtttatacgctgtcatttattgaaaatcataaaaataaaatcatgttaaggagactaacccttgATTGTAaagcatcatgaaaatctgttcaccatcagtcttctgaagtcgagctgctaccagtcgtgatctgtcagctattgtcccagagttggcactaactgtagcagggtcgataaagccaaccatgctgcacatatttgcttgtttcaaaagatcatgtaagtacctaaatatataaaataatataaacaagtcagcacaaaaaaacacacgacggttatgtataacaaaacgacgtattataaaatttcacacgacatactgaaatagacaacgacgttataatatatttatcacgacggtacatactaacgacgtggttagttagttaagacgacgcagtaaataaaccaacgacgtattattttagaatgacaaacctcatatatacagcaatgacagtaGCTCCTATCtattccatgcctgcaaattgtgtaatatcttcaggcaggacgAAGGTATCGcgttctagaccaaacacctccttatcaattgtaaagttcagggtcttatcctaaggcacgagtgtcgttttcacataacgacaaagggattttaaagaagatgacgcctccatatttgaataatcaacaactttaataacctgtttaaagaaataaaaaaaatgacgtggtaattcaataaaaacgacggtttaaggaataaaacgtcgtctgaaaagaatttaaatgacggtgaaaaaaccgtcgtggtgaataatttattacgtcttagaaaaaaattccgctgtctaagttgtaaacaaacgacggtttaaagaaaaatatcgacgtttgaaattttgaaaaacaaataaaaaaggcaaagttatataaacatacctggtcgtcatgcttttcttcatcttctttctccttttcatcttgtttttcttctttcttctcttcatctattacgtcgggaatgactaaccccgtcgtctaaaaaccacaaagttttaaaaataacgacgtttaatggcgtgtaaaacaagtaaactaaatacgacgtggtattgaaatacaaacgacggtttatttttaaaatcgtcgtggtatgtatttcaaacgacggttttattaataataacgacgtctaatagtttttaaaaaaacagagaattcaaagttcagatatgttaccttttcttcctgatgtttcccatttttgacagtatcatcctcaaaatgtagggatctcacatcacctccagagcagcttgctttgtcagacattggatttttgggactttggctaattcttggtttaagcatgcttggatcaaaattgggaattaattgggaaagctgactcaggaaatgctccctctcagcctctaccaattgtttggttctagcctccatccttaaagcctcttcccttgccttagcttccatctttttattctcttcttgaaggagaactcttaaactgtcctttaaacggtcatcaaagctcatcctctgtggtttgggtaaattgaaatattgccttggggaaatcccagcacctacacctctcactctgcctggatgctcggggcccaaagccatggtcagcacatcattgctgccagatacactgactttgccttccgagacttgtttttgcaattcatcctaaaacaaagatatataaaaaagtaagaacaaaaaacacacgacggttatttatatacaaacgacgtattatataatttcagacgacgcaataacatataaattgacgttattataatttatcacgacggtagttataccgacgtggttagttttttaaaacgacgaaatgaataaaccaccgacgtcttatgctttatttacagataacagagggatgattcaatattcacacctttaacgaccttgtttaaaatatttcgacgtagtaatttaatacaaacgacgtgaaaatgaaccaccgacatcttatgctataattacagaaaacagagtagtgattcctgatttagacctttaacgacgttttttaaaaaatttcgacgtggtaatatcattcacacgacgcaaaatataacataagatgtaataagaattattcacagtttaataaaaatttaaaacagagtgagcttacaattaattttgctttctctgccacc
Protein-coding regions in this window:
- the LOC18774038 gene encoding uncharacterized protein LOC18774038 — translated: MAQAMMRLGVFLVILLMLVAAEAGTSHPKPKKVQCKNQDYPDCYCLELTCPSACPEQCEVDCVTCSPVCNCNKPGAVCQDPRFIGGDGITFYFHGKKDQDFCIVSDSNLHINAHFIGKRNQNMKRDFTWVQSLGILFGNHKLFIGAKTTSTWDDSNDRLSLSIDGEPINLPDSEGANWQSILSPGALSITRTKNTNSIEIEAEGNFKIKAVVVPITEKDSMIHKYGVTQEDCFAHLDLSFKFYALSGEVNGVLGQTYASNYVSRVKMGVVMPVLGGDKEFASSSIFASDCAVSRFSGEFVKNNSSDSFEYMNCASGTDGRGVVCKR